The Wolbachia endosymbiont of Oedothorax gibbosus region GTTCTTGAGCCCTTTTTAAACCATCCATGTCCAACTTTTGAGTGCGTTCCAAATCTCGATTCATCGAAAAAAAACCTCCTTTTTCCGGTTCTTTTCCACAATTTCATTGAGATTTTTTTTGAACTCCTCTTGTTTGTTTTTGTCTTGTTTATAATGTGCTGGACGAGGTGTGATATATGTAAATCCTAGCTTCTTCATAAGCCTTCTCGCCGTTGACTCACTTACTTTGATAGCTAACATTCCTTCAACTATACCTTGCAATTTTTTAGCAGTCAGATTTGCCCCATCTTCTTCTATTACCTCTCTTATTTTTTCCTTCTTCTCCTCGTTCAGTTTTGGTTTAGGTCCTCGCCCTGGCTGTATTGCAAACCCAATAACACCTTTTTCTTTAAATCTTGCAATCCATTTCATTAATGTCGTTCTCGTAATTCTATATATTTTAGCAACTTTTGAGATACCATACTCCTTTGCTGATATTATTGCTTGTAATACCAATCTCCACTAATAGATAGACAAATAGTAAAAACTACAAATAATTGAGGCTAGAAAGAATAAATATGTAGTTTATGGCAGGAAAAAGTAAAGCAATAGGAGAAGAACTATATAATCAATGCAAGTTAGAATTAAAAAAATATGGAATAAGAGGAGAGATAGGAAGAAGGTTACAAGCAATAATATCAGCAAAGGAGTATGGTATCTCAAAAGTTGCTAAAATATATAGAATTACGAGAACGACATTAATGAAATGGATTGCAAGATTTAAAGAAAAAGGTGTTATTGGGTTTGCAATACAGCCAGGGCGAGGACCTAAACCAAAACTGAACGAGGAGAAGAAGGAAAAAATAAGAGAGGTAATAGAAGAAGATGGGGCAAATCTGACTGCTAAAAAATTGCAAGGTATAGTTGAAGGAATGTTAGCTATCAAAGTAAGTGAGTCAACGGCGAGAAGGCTTATGAAGAAGCTAGGATTTACATATATCACACCTCGTCCAGCACATTATAAACAAGACAAAAACAAACAAGAGGAGTTCAAAAAAAATCTCAATGAAATTGTGGAAAAGAACCGGAAAAAGGAGGTTTTTTTTCGATGAATCGAGATTTGGAACGCACTCAAAAGTTGGACATGGATGGTTTAAAAAGGGCTCAAGAACACAAGTTAAAGTAAAAATCGGAAGAGAAAACTTCTATCTTTACAGCGCTGTAAATCCCAGGAATGGAGAGGATATTAGCCTACTTGCTCCACATGTAAACACAGATTGCATGAACATATTTTTGGAGCAGATGTCGAAAGATTTGGGGACTAGAGAAGCTTTTCTTATCATGGATTGCGCAAGTTGGCATAGGTCTAAAGGTTTAAAAACTCCTGAAAATATCACCATAATTTATTTGCCGCCGTACTCGCCTGAGCTCAATCCTGTGGAAAGATTTTGGCAACATTTAAAGGAAAATATAATAAAGAACAAGATGTATGACTCTATTAAATTACTTGAAAATGCTGTATCTGAATTTATTCGAGATATTACGGAAAGTTCGATCAAAACCATTTGCTCTGTGAATTATTTGTCTAGTTATTTATGAGGGTTGGTATAACCTTCTTCCTATCTCTCCTCTTATTCCATATTTTTTTAATTCTAACTTGCATTGATTATATAGTTCTTCTCCTATTGCTTTACTTTTTCCTGCCATAAACTACATATTTATTCTTTCTAGCCTCAATTATTTGTAGTTTTTACTATTTGTCTATCTATTAGTGGAGATTGGTATAAGTAAGAAGTGTGATGCTCAAGATAAAAAGAAATTCACAGAAAGATTGAATATATATTTGGATAGAATTAGCAAGGGGGAGCAGAATGCAAAAGAATTTTTAAATAGCGATTTCTCTGGTGCTTTTTTTAATGGACCTCACGTTG contains the following coding sequences:
- a CDS encoding IS630 family transposase (programmed frameshift): MAGKSKAIGEELYNQCKLELKKYGIRGEIGRRLQAIISAKEYGISKVAKIYRITRTTLMKWIARFKEKGVIGFAIQPGRGPKPKLNEEKKEKIREVIEEDGANLTAKKLQGIVEGMLAIKVSESTARRLMKKLGFTYITPRPAHYKQDKNKQEEFKKNLNEIVEKNRKKEVFFDESRFGTHSKVGHGWFKKGSRTQVKVKIGRENFYLYSAVNPRNGEDISLLAPHVNTDCMNIFLEQMSKDLGTREAFLIMDCASWHRSKGLKTPENITIIYLPPYSPELNPVERFWQHLKENIIKNKMYDSIKLLENAVSEFIRDITESSIKTICSVNYLSSYL